A window of Glycine soja cultivar W05 chromosome 13, ASM419377v2, whole genome shotgun sequence genomic DNA:
TCAGACTGTAATATACTCGCACCAACATAAATTAGAGGTTTAAGGTTGATTGTAGTCCCTGAATTTTCGCCAATTTGAGTATCTCTTTTAGGTTTTAGTTCCTATGTGTTCACTCATGTGGGTTTTTAGTCCCTTCCGTTTACATATTGGTCCCTATATTTTCCACTCATTTGGATTTTGGACCCTGTAGTTTTCTACTCATTAAGGCGCTGATCCCTGTTTACAATGATGGATTGATCCTTTTTAGTTTTAACTTATTAAGGTACCAGCTCCTAAGGGACCAAAACCTTCATGGTTGGAATATAGGAACCGTATCCCAATAAAGAATATATagatgtatatgtatatatacaagGACTATCccaaatgaatgaaaattgtgGGGATCAAAATCTTGTTTAAACCTAAATCAAATTATCAAGGAAAACATGGTTTTCCATAGGAACAAGCTTTGTCACCTCTGCTTAGCATGTTAATATGCTTGTAGAATATAACTGCATTCGTGATATAAGTAGGGGAATTGAAACTCGAGAAGAAATAAAGCACTTGCTTGCCGTGAAATGAGATTTCCTTTGTTGTTGCAGATGCAAGGGTGGAAGAGACTGTTGATTTGCGAACCAATGTGGAGTTGGTTAGATCAGTCTCTGATAAGCATCATGATCTTTTGAGGCCATCTGCTCGGAACCTTTCGAGAGGTAACAATATTAACGATATGTCTATATACTGGAatgcaaaatatataattttactatttgtttccAAGTATTCTATTATAAAATTGGATCTATTAGTACACAATGACTAATATGCTGATTGCACCAATGGAATTGTATCATCCtccatttgttttttatataggGAGGGAGGGGATGCGGCAAGGGATATATGTTACTGAATAGTATATCTTACTTTAGTGCATCTATTgttcaaaatttaacaattttggaggttattttttttgtttgtgttgctTTCTGCCTTTTCCTTTGCATTACATCATAAAGAACGAGCTCTCTTCGCATAATTGATGGATGCAACTGTATGTTTTTTTCTGCATCACATTTTCAGTGACACTTGACTTCTATTTccattatatttatatagaatTATGGATAATTTCCTTCAGAACCTTACCCTTTGTCCTTGAGTTCAATCTCACGACCCAGTTGTCCCTTTACTAGAGTTTAAAGAACGTACTATTCTATGTACCATGACAAATATGCATAAATTTTGTCCAAGCAGCACCTCCTCCTTGAAAAACAAGGTCAAGAATAGGGTTGGGGATAACAAGTCCAGTGATAATGGGCTGTATTAACTAATTTAACTTGATAAAGACAGCTGCACAAAtcaaagtttcttttttttcacaGTTGTCTCTTGATCTCAACGCGATTTTCTTCCccaaaatattaacaaattttatggcTGTGGCAGGACAATCAACAGATGCAGCTGGCCATGGAAAAGGAAAGTATGCCTTAATTAGAGACCCAGAGGTCTTCCAAACGGGAGTTTATGATAAGCCCCTTCCATTTTTTGGATGTGGAATCGGATGGTTCTCGTAagtaattttaatatactatcTTCCCCAATTGCCTCATCTTGTCTCACAGCTGTTTGTTGAATTGCAGATTTCTTTTTGGATTTCTATGCCCTCCTATGTGGTTCTATGCTACAATTCTCTATTTTGGAAATCACTATCGGAAGGATCCTAGGGAGCGAGCAGGGCTGGGAGCCTCTGCAATTGCTGTAATCTCTCCCCTTTCTCTCAGCTCTTTCTGTCTATCTGTCTGTGTCTGTTTGCTCATGCATACCCTTATATATGTTAACAACGTTGTGCACTATAAAATCTGCTGTCAACTAGGATTGTTTTGACCAGAGGCCAGTACTTACTACCTTGCTCAGCTTGGATCAAgctaaaataaacaagaaagcTTTAGAAACTCCAGTTTATGGGGCAAGTTTCACGGATAAAACctcactttttagttttttatgaaCATGAATTATATATACAAGTAAACACGCCAAATGACAAGGCCCTGTTTGGGGAAACCTTTTCATAAGCACTGATAAGAGGGCACAGAAATAGCAAGTTAAAATGAATTGAGTTTCTTTTACAAGTTAAAATCTACTTATCACCTCAACTTTTGAAAAAGTTAGATGGAagaacttttataaaaattcaaGATCACTATATAAGCATTTACAGAAAAGTTTGACTTGGAGTAAGAGTTCAATTCTTTTtacctttgtattttttttttctcttatattagTGTTTACAGAAAAGTTTATTCAAACATACTCATTCGAAATGTGTTTCAATGCTACCGGCATTTAGTAAACTTCTTTTGTTGAATGGTTTTGGGAATCGGGCCACAGCCTACCAGTTCAACTTGTTAAATAGGCCACGCTAAGAGAGATATAAACCAAAAAAACTATAACTTGATCAAGCATAATGAGCTCGAACAGTTTTACTATGAATAAAGTCAAGGTTGCTCTTCAATTTGATTGTACGTATTATTCTTGCTGCGCAAGTTCGTTTTCTGCATTGCAGACATTATGAATTATTGCATATCACTTTGCTTGAGTGATGTCTAAATTAGCATGGTGATAAACTTGCAGGCATTAGTGTGTTCGGTAGCGTCGCTGATGATTGGAGTAATTCTTGTGTTACGGTACCTCTATGTCTAATTCACATGCAAAGGTGAAAATTGAGAAGTAGAAGCATTTGGAATCAATTCCGGCGGGATATTAGAAACAATTGGACATATGTATATAAGAACTTCAAATAGATGGAAAAAGACTTGCATATATTGTTGGTGAAGTAAATCACAGCAAGAAAATCTGTTGGCTATACCATAAGTTGAGAGAAGATAATGCGCCATATcccttatttgtttattttctgaGCTGATGTATACTCAAAGAAATCTTTTGACGAGTGTTTATGAATCTTCCAAAAtcactattaattttatttcatttataccCTTTGGATGTGGAAGTGCTATTATATATGTTCTCCTATAGATATGAAAGGTGCAAGGCTCGAAGGTAGAAAACTAACGCAAGATAACTGATGCACACTGCTAATCATTTCATTCTGTCCTTCATATAAGGACGGGTCATGTACTCATGTGGGCCGCAAAACATGAAACTTTGACTGTTGTTACGCACATCCAGCACAAGTACTGATACATCCAGCAAATcaatgcaatttttattttattcttccaTAAATTATTAACAGGAAACTCTATCCAATCGAACTAATAATACAattgtattataaaataattaatattattatatgtaacattgaaatttataatatatatttaatacacatataaatttagataataaattttatagcaattaattttgatctaataattaatttgtttataggacaaaatgaaaaatgaaaattgtgtGAATTATGCCAAATGTACCAGCAATTTGCATGGTGTGTATAGTAACCCCTGGAACTTTTTGGTCTATaacttattttaacaaaataaatatgcataaatttaataaaaaattaaaaaaaaataaagttaaaacgtAAGAATAGTATATAAAATGTGTGTAAGCGTAATACTAAAATCAAGCAAGATCTAGGTGTAACTACTACTAACCTCAAGGGAAGTTAGTATAAACATCCCGATTAAAATGAAACTTACCCTCGGTTAAAAAGTacataataaaaagtaaaacttgATTATTAAACTCGTCTAAAAGAGTTCACATAGGGTCACATAAGATTTAAGAACCATGTTCTGCAGATTCTACAACTCATTGCTAGTAATTCAACATAATAACCAAACGAATCTCTCTGCCTTGATCttttctttggtttttctacaagataataattgaataattttgcACAAAGTAGCAATGAAGTATTCGttacaaaaaatttctttatgaggattttttttttgtatgaatgAATGTCTACCAAGCAACAAGAGAATTACGAAAAATTGCATGGATTACTAGTCATAAGAACTTTAACTAGTGTTCAATCTTTGGCCAGCAATCGCACATACTTGTTCTCAACTGCAAATCTAGAGCTGGAATTGATCTGTCCACACAATTTTTTCATAAGGATaccaatatttataattatttaaaggaaaaattaacaaaaacataatCCATTAGATCGGCTTACCTTCTGCTCAAGCGCCTCACTCAATTCAGTGTCATCCACTACAATGCCACATTCCTGCAGTGCTCTGAGGACAACTTTTCTCAGTTTCTTCATCTTCAAAATTCTATCAGGATGCTGCCACgaacaaaaaaataagtacATTTAAGTGCACTAAGGAAATTAGATGTGTGGAGCAACAttcaaaaatacaaattttgagCAAGCTCATTATAGATGTCATTGTAGCTGTAGTTAAGTCCATCTTAAAATTCATTGATTCTATCTATCTTATGCTCACAGTAAAAAGATAAGATCAATATAACAGCACATAAATCAATCACAAACCAAGAAAGGATGTCATTCTGAAATTCAAAACACGTACAGATTTCAAGGCTGATTTGATGAACTTCttccatttaattttatttttgacagCACTCCGTTCTTTCTTCAAATTGCTCTCTCCTGTTGCTTCCTCACCCTGAATTACTTCTCCATTTCCCATGTCAACTGAAGTGTCATTCTTGGTTTTCTTAATACGGTCATCCTCCAATGCTTCAagtttcctctttttctttgctGATGAAATTTCATTCCCTGGTTTTGAGTTATTTTGTTCAGAAGATTCTTGCAATTTTGGCAGCCCTCCATTTTTGCCATCTCTCACATCATCATTAGGAGCAGTCTCCACAGCAACCTTTGCATCAGTGGTAGATTTGTCTGCCTCAACTGGTTGTTGCTTTGAAGCATGGAATGCTCTAGCCTTTGCCCTGTGTTTCTTTCCATCAGCATGGAGAAGAAGTGTTTGCTTACTTGTAGCTTTCGTATTGCAAAGACTGCAAACCCACAAATGAGTATAATAAATCAGACAACACCATAAGGGTGAcacaatataagaaaaaatcttTCTTGGTGAAGATTTTGCAGACAATGGCCAAGAACAATTAATCTCCCACTCTTTACTACAACATACTTTCTAAAATGTGTCTCAAGTATTGAAGTTGCTGCACCTACATGGGAATAGGGCAAAGTTTGTAGTAGCGTACCCATTGTCATCTTAACTTTGCATATTTCAGTAACAAAAGGCACATTAAACTTAGTGCCCTTTTACACCTATTATTTACATTacataaagataaaaagaaaaaaaagaaaaggttaaaACTTAAGACCTTGACGATCCAAGGAACCCATAAGACATAATAAGGCAACTCAAATGCAAGGAGTAGGAACTTAGAAGTCTAAATCCCATCCAAACATATATGTAAGCCATGCCATAAGAACCTTGGGAAAACCACACTACAAAATCTAGGCAGCTAGCTATTGTAGTTGGAGACCCCGAGGCCTTATAAACCACACACTAGAATTCCATACTTCTACAATGTGGGACTCAAGTCCCATACCCTGCAATTGGATTCTATGACcatgataaattgataattatcTTTCTCTCGGGTAGCCTTTAAAACATATAATGCAGGATCTTGATCAACATTTACTCTGTACTATAAATACGCTGACTAACAACTAGTGACTACCATGgtattagaatttagaaattgTATCCAATAGATTATATACCTACAGAACCAAGGAGGCCGGTCAGATAACCCCACATTAATATCAATGTCGGGCCTTTGTTTGCTATCCTTATTAGGGTTTGCAGTTGCAACGTTCAAAGTTTTGCCTTGGCCTTTTGGTCCATATTTCTCCTGGAATTCAAAGTAAAATGTAGGAGGTTGAGCAAAtaagattaatatttttaagactTGTATGAAAATCCAATATGTTGCCAAAAGAATACAAATTTGGCTCCTCTAAAGTAAGAAGAGAGCCTCAGTGAACTTATCCTCTAAAAATGCACCCCCTCACTTTAGATAAGTTCAATCCTGAGAGTGTGATCATAATAAAAGTGAGACATCAGAAAAAAAATTTTGCCCATTAGTAGAAATTGATAGATTAGAAATCTCATTTCCGagataacaaaaaataagaacaagaaAGTGAGAATGAGAGACTCACCGCTTCTGTGATACACTGCGTGTGATCCTGAACGGTGTCACGCCCAAATATTTCCCCACAGTCAATGCACGACAACTGCATAACATAAATAAatcaacagaagaaaaaaaaaatattagcatCGCCATTCGAAACAGGTTGTGGAGAAGAATTAGTGACAAGTGGATTTGGATGTGAACTTTGTAGGCAGAGCAAGTTCGGAAGTGACTAGACAACTTGGGTTTTTTGAGGTTGTCTCCGCAATCTTCGCATTGAAACCAAACCATATCTGAGTTTTAACTTTAAGGTTGTGTTGCTACTTGCTACCCAGAAAGCGTGAGGACTGTGCAACTTTGGGGTTTAAGCCTTTACAGAGCAGGTTAGGGTTTTTTTGTTTCGCTCCAATTATAAATGTACCCTAGCTCCAATCAATTTgcgtttattattttattcaacatcttgaggatcataattatttttttaaaaaaaaactaaagagtGCACCATACTTTGTAAATTCCTAATTTGTTTCCTAAACGGActgatttttaattgattgaaagtggagttttttttttacaaataatatatcaaaattaaaatctatcaatattttgagtttattttttatgcacaataaatgtaaaagtttttttattaacaaccaATTAGAAATCAATATAAATAGATTTTGTTTACGTGATCTAGCCTTTGTTGGTTAGTCTTTCTTGTGTTTATTTTCGTCATTgtaccaaaaaatattataaatcaatttaggataaattttaaaataatcattataaaaatcaataaatctacatttgtaattaaataagataatcTAGTACGATAAAAATTTGTGTACtgtaaaccaattaaaaatcaatttaaatatgacttttaaaactattattaacaatgttttgttttacaatGTCCATATATTctatataaattgttaatattttatattcaataatataagtgatctaataatttttatgagGTCTTATCGAATTTGTTTAGTTCTATGGACCACTGTATCACATCAGATGTACTATAAATAATAAGGGAGCTACTCCTAAGGCCTAAAATGGACCAAAAGAAACCTTTGTATTCTCTTAGTCGTGTGATTCTGAATATGAACGGTCAATATCAAAATACatgcaaataaaacaaaatccaattaaggtataatttttcactcaaaaCAAACTATGGTATTTAGAAATTTACAGGTGAAGAGAAGTTACGTAGCTAAGCTAACAAATAACAATGCAGCAAATCCTTGTAGTACTATCTTAATTCCTATTTTCTAATGTCCAAACATAACAAACATCTCAAATGTTTGACGTAATAATGTAAAATCATGTTACATCGATATgaagaatgatttatttaataaaaaaattaatattcgactttaatattttaattagcgATAATAATACATCACAAGTGAGATAGGTTTTTGACCAAGCAATAAGAAGACACATATGTATTTGAcctaggaaaaaaaacaaaaaaggaaatattCAACTTATAAAAGGTGATGTGAATGGGCCCAGCAGCTACTAGAGTAAGGCCCATCAGAGTCAACCAAATTTGAAGGCACGaaagtgaagtgaggaaagagGATATAGCAATAGCAGAGTTGAGTTTGCGACGAGACAATTTAGCATGAAGCTGAGTGGACTGAAATCGGTGGAGAACGCGCACGATGATTCGGTGTGGGCGGTCACATGGGTACCCGCAACCGCCAACCGGCCACCGCTCCTCCTAACCGGTTCCCTCGACGAGACCGTCAGGCTCTGGCGCTCCGACGACCTCGTTTTGGAGCTCACCAACACCGGCCACTGCCTCGGCGTCGCCTCCGTCGCCGCCCACCCCCTCGGCTCCGTCGTCGCCTCCTCCTCCCTCGACAGCTTCGTCCGCGTGTTCGATGTCGATTCCAACGCCACCATCGCCACCCTCGAGGCTCCTCCCTCTGAAGTCTGGCAAATGCGCTTCGATCCCAAGGTATGTATAATAGGATAGGGCTTTTTCCTGTCTTTACCTTTTGCAATTCTTTCCAACAACCACCGGCCTTATTATTCGTAACACTTCACAACGATTGTGCTAATCCGAAAACCTAAAACAGAAAAACTGAAAATTCATCAACTGAGAGTGAAACCTGTTGTGTATGAAAATGCTATGCTGACTTATCTTTTATGAAGACATGTGGTGATAATTCTGATGTTAAAGATGGTGGACAACTGcaaattttcgttttttttatgattgtgaTGCATGTTTCGTGAACCCTAGGTCAGGCTAGGTGAAAAACCTGTATGCTATAACAGggctcaatttttattatttacattcTAAATGCTTGTCGCGATTTGCAACATGTTTGTTACCAATGATTGTTGAAAGCTGAAACTTATGATCTATGAAGTGATGTTTCTTAATCACAGATAAGATTTCATTCTTATGcaaatgcatccagtttgctgGAGAGGTTTTTCTTCCTACCCTGCcactttttaagatattttgtgGGAATAGGCTtattaaagttcaaaacaagtaGAAATTGCCCTTGTGTGAAAgcatgttttattaatttttcttgcaTAAGAGCTATTTAGTATGAAGAAATTTATACGAAAAACGACAAAACAGTTTTTGAGCAATCAAGCACGTCCATACATGTTGGCTGaaggttttattaatttttcttgcaTAAGAGCTATCTAGTACAAAGAAACTTATacgaaaaaagacaaaatggtTTTTTGACTGACCAAGCACAACCATACATGCTGGCtgaagttttattaatttttcttgcaTAAGAGCTATTTAGTACAAAGAAATTTATACGAAAAATGGCAAAAGAGTTTTTTGACCAATCAATCACATCCATACATGTGCTGAATAGGAAAAATCACTTGATGAAATGTCTGTACATTATATTCACTTTATTCGTTTTATTTCGTAACTGATTTTTTGTACTAattatcttttctctttttcttgagaTAGCGACAAGTGTTGAAATTGACTCTTTCATTGTTTTTGTCGGCACCCGTGCACTGGCAATTTTGTGTGCTTAAGTTCAACATCTCATGAATTTGATTGGTTAACTTATACTTGTACCAACTGCAGGTTTGTTCAGTGTTTCTCTTCTGCagttatatattatatcttCAGTTCACttgcccttttttttttctgttgacTACTATCATATTCTATGATGCAAAGTTTTTGTAATATGGAGGATCATGATTGCTTTGATGGTTGCAAATGTTTGATTCTATGGTCATGTAAAATATTCTTTGATGTATTAAAAATGGGGTGAAAAATTCAGGGATGAGTTTtatgtgaaaaaattattagaaaactcatccatatatttttcatcaacATTCTTAAAGGATGTATGCAACTAAACTATAAGCATGAAATCTCAATCCCCATATAGCTcattattgtataaaataaaggGACTTACTCAGCTCGTACTCGTCAAACtgctaaaactatttatttgctTGTTCTGTTGACTCACTGTCAGTATGTGCCCTTCTATGGAAACTGTACTTGTTCCACTATGAATTTGCAGTGTAGTAGAAATCATTCATTGCCTTGATGCCTTGTGATACTAGGGCAAATGAGCATTTCATCCTTAGTCTTTAATTTAAACCTTTTTATCATATTTCCACATATTTAATCAACCAAAGTCCCCTCCCTTCAGGGTGCTATTCTAGCAGTTGCTGGCGGAGGTAGTGCATCAGTCAAGCTTTGGGACACTTCCTCATGGGAACTTGTTGCCACTCTGTCAATTCCTCGTCCAGAAGGGCAGAAGCCCACAGACAAAAGTGGCAGCAAGAAATTTGTCCTGTCCATTGCATGGAGTCCTGATGGGAAACGACTTGCTTGTGGTTCAATGGATGGCACCATTTCTGTTTTTGATGTGCCCCGTGCCAAATTTTTACACCACCTTGAAGGTCACTTTATGCCTGTGCGATCTCTTGTGTATTCTCCTTATGATCCAAGGCTGCTGTTTACTGCTTCGGATGATGGTAACGTCCACATGTATGATGCTGAGGGAAAAGCTTTAATTGGGACCATGTCAGGTCATGCTAGTTGGGTATTGTGTGTGGACGTGAGCCCAGATGGGGCGGCCATTGCTACAGGTTCAAGTGATAGATCTGTAAGGCTATGGGATCTTAACATGAGGGCATCTGTGCAGACAATGAGCAACCATTCAGACCAGGTATGGGGGGTGGCATTTAGATCACCTGGAGGGAGTGATGTGCGAGGTGTTCGACTTGCTAGTGTATCAGATGACAAGAGCATATCACTGTATGATTATTCCTGATTTAGATATTGCGCGCCGTATTTGTACTCATAAATGCTTTGTttgcaaattaatttttgaattggAGAAAATGCATGGTTGTACATGTCTGTATCCTTTATTTATGATTTGTTCCCcgtcttaatttatttattgccAATTACCAATGTTGGATAGCCAGCAAAAATAGATGTCATCCTGCAAGGCCCAACCAAGTTTTTCTTGAAACAAAATCAGCCTGCAAAATCGGCAAGGTAGTATCATATTGggcaagagtttttttttttcttggtaaaTCTGGGATATTTCCAGCAAAAAGCTACAGATTAATTTCTTGAGGTGCTAAATTCCTTTTGAAAATTAGAGATTAATTTCTCGAGATATAATATCTTATTTAAGGTGATGCTTTCAAGTTACCGTGCTTAGCAAAATTGCGAGCCGACAGCGCATTACTTAAATATGTAGTATTACTTGCTACTAATTTGGTCTGGTAATGGTTGTAAAGCCGTATGGGGAAAGCATCAAATCTCCCGTTGATTGTTACGATGAGAACGTTGTACGTTTGGGTAATCATTACAAAATTGGTTACGgataatcttttttataaaaagttttcATTGAAGCAAATCAAACAATATATACacgttgaaattttttatttcaaaactttGTAGCCAGAAAATAAAATCGACGTATTGTTGTCTTCATTTAAGTCAAATTGTattaggttaaattaatttttttctttaatttattatttagatttgatcttttaatttttttttaatttaatcatttattttttaaaattgattcattaaTCATAtcatctaaattaaattactggtattaaaaaatatatttttgtggtagtttaaaattattattatgattgttTTAAACTATGACAAAATGTAATTTCTTAATATGAGTAATCTAATTTAGATGACAGAACtaaattgaattgatttgaaagattaaaagataaaaaaataatttaacgaTTGTATTATTGATGACATAATTATGTTTGACTTGCAAGATTTTTATTGACTGACAAAGCTCTACGAAATTCGTAGACTTATTTCTATTGACTGACAAAGTTCGGGTGTATCCATGGCTAATATGACTTGCAACATACTGACAGAAACGAATATCCTTGATTATGACCAGCCATTCAGCCCGTTGACCCTGGTCttgtaaaaataatcttttaattttttaatttataaaaaatatatactgtcacctaattaaaaatcatcctACATAtaccttttaaaataattaattcaaaattgacAACTTTTAGTTAAATTATAAGTCATGTTTTGATTATGGTATATAATTTTTGTACATTATTTAtgcatttaatataaaaaggcatggtatatggaaattaaaatcacaattcaaa
This region includes:
- the LOC114381913 gene encoding uncharacterized protein LOC114381913, which encodes MDKDARVEETVDLRTNVELVRSVSDKHHDLLRPSARNLSRGQSTDAAGHGKGKYALIRDPEVFQTGVYDKPLPFFGCGIGWFSFLFGFLCPPMWFYATILYFGNHYRKDPRERAGLGASAIAALVCSVASLMIGVILVLRYLYV
- the LOC114381912 gene encoding UBP1-associated proteins 1C-like; translated protein: MVWFQCEDCGDNLKKPKLSSHFRTCSAYKLSCIDCGEIFGRDTVQDHTQCITEAEKYGPKGQGKTLNVATANPNKDSKQRPDIDINVGLSDRPPWFCSLCNTKATSKQTLLLHADGKKHRAKARAFHASKQQPVEADKSTTDAKVAVETAPNDDVRDGKNGGLPKLQESSEQNNSKPGNEISSAKKKRKLEALEDDRIKKTKNDTSVDMGNGEVIQGEEATGESNLKKERSAVKNKIKWKKFIKSALKSHPDRILKMKKLRKVVLRALQECGIVVDDTELSEALEQKINSSSRFAVENKYVRLLAKD
- the LOC114381911 gene encoding WD repeat-containing protein VIP3-like; this encodes MKLSGLKSVENAHDDSVWAVTWVPATANRPPLLLTGSLDETVRLWRSDDLVLELTNTGHCLGVASVAAHPLGSVVASSSLDSFVRVFDVDSNATIATLEAPPSEVWQMRFDPKGAILAVAGGGSASVKLWDTSSWELVATLSIPRPEGQKPTDKSGSKKFVLSIAWSPDGKRLACGSMDGTISVFDVPRAKFLHHLEGHFMPVRSLVYSPYDPRLLFTASDDGNVHMYDAEGKALIGTMSGHASWVLCVDVSPDGAAIATGSSDRSVRLWDLNMRASVQTMSNHSDQVWGVAFRSPGGSDVRGVRLASVSDDKSISLYDYS